One part of the Brachyspira sp. SAP_772 genome encodes these proteins:
- a CDS encoding aldo/keto reductase, with translation MKNTFITLLLIFITSINIKAEDNNMKGNFNFNTKTVKLNNGYEIPLNGIGTYSLLNDVCYNSVLYALQNGVRLIDTAYIYRNEEEVARAVRDSKIDRKDIFVITKLYPNQYNDAENAINEALKKLGYIDMMLLHHPGNNDVEAYKAIEKAVKEGKIKSIGLSNWYIKELKEFLPKINIMPALVQNEIHPYYQDTEVVEYIQSLGIAVQAWYPLGGRGHQRELLNDSVLKEIAKEHNKSVAQIILRWHLQRGVIVIPGSSNRAHIIENTELYDFELSDDEMRRISELNRNEKHDWY, from the coding sequence ATGAAAAATACTTTTATAACTTTATTACTAATTTTTATAACATCAATAAACATAAAAGCAGAGGATAATAATATGAAAGGCAATTTTAACTTCAATACAAAAACTGTTAAACTAAATAATGGTTATGAAATACCTTTAAATGGAATAGGCACATACAGCTTATTAAATGATGTTTGCTACAACTCTGTGCTTTATGCTTTACAAAATGGGGTGAGATTAATTGACACGGCTTATATATACCGCAATGAAGAGGAGGTTGCAAGAGCTGTGAGAGATTCTAAGATTGATAGAAAAGATATTTTTGTTATTACAAAGCTATATCCTAATCAGTATAATGATGCCGAAAATGCAATAAATGAAGCGTTAAAAAAATTAGGCTATATTGATATGATGCTTCTTCATCACCCGGGTAACAATGATGTTGAAGCGTATAAGGCAATAGAGAAAGCTGTAAAAGAAGGAAAGATAAAATCCATTGGTCTTTCTAATTGGTATATAAAAGAATTAAAAGAGTTCTTACCAAAAATAAATATTATGCCTGCTTTGGTTCAAAACGAAATACACCCATATTATCAAGATACTGAAGTGGTGGAATATATTCAAAGTTTGGGAATAGCTGTTCAAGCGTGGTATCCATTGGGGGGAAGAGGTCATCAAAGAGAGCTTTTAAATGATAGTGTATTAAAAGAGATAGCTAAAGAGCATAATAAATCTGTTGCTCAAATTATATTAAGATGGCATTTACAGAGGGGAGTGATTGTAATACCCGGTTCAAGCAATAGGGCTCATATAATAGAAAACACAGAGTTATATGATTTTGAGTTAAGCGATGATGAGATGAGAAGAATATCAGAGCTTAACCGCAATGAAAAGCATGACTGG